Proteins found in one Bacillus subtilis subsp. subtilis str. 168 genomic segment:
- the ywhK gene encoding factor interacting with DNA helicase PcrA (Evidence 1a: Function from experimental evidences in the studied strain; PubMedId: 12073041; Product type f: factor), whose protein sequence is MRKNKLSFKEKAGAEQEECLCFCEGEASREAMFQAPIELPEGFVVDPAEAVANVTWNADSLSCVSDRCLIQTGPEPDEVGVQFAVRLQGTVTLLVSVSPVRNQYGQGDGAVSVIHNAEIDQVVYYSDESDDCPDISDITIENLVVVPPFYGSPLSVTGTIVLVPEPEPVYAFTANPNDQSVSVIDTNTDTVVTTIALPYNPAGIEITPDKSAVFVLHPNNNVISVIDYDTLTVTATILLDQPPRLIRFIPNHEFAYVFTGTAVYVIGIDTLTVDRSIPVEGYDVAIDPNGLFAYVLNFGIVQKVDLTTGEVTGTIERELIVSTIETNWPERYAYVLEQEFFFNYLTVIDLNTFTISSTQELEYEGEYRMFTSGAEVYLYDGFTGNLYSVSPNGAGVIGNVPQSATDYAFTPNGDFLYATRFIEQSIIVYNTDDYSEETVISLGVSPGAITI, encoded by the coding sequence ATGAGAAAAAACAAGCTTTCCTTTAAAGAAAAAGCAGGAGCAGAACAAGAAGAGTGCTTATGTTTTTGTGAGGGAGAAGCAAGCCGAGAAGCCATGTTTCAAGCACCGATTGAATTACCTGAAGGGTTTGTCGTTGATCCGGCTGAAGCTGTTGCAAACGTGACGTGGAATGCAGACAGCCTTTCTTGTGTCAGTGACCGTTGCTTAATTCAAACGGGGCCTGAGCCTGATGAGGTCGGTGTTCAATTTGCAGTGCGCCTGCAGGGAACCGTTACGCTACTCGTCAGTGTCTCACCTGTCCGAAATCAATATGGACAAGGGGACGGGGCTGTTTCCGTCATTCACAATGCAGAAATCGATCAAGTCGTCTATTATTCCGATGAATCGGATGATTGCCCGGATATCAGTGACATCACGATTGAGAACCTTGTTGTTGTTCCGCCGTTTTACGGCAGTCCTTTATCGGTGACGGGGACAATTGTGCTTGTACCGGAGCCGGAACCCGTCTACGCGTTTACAGCGAATCCAAATGATCAATCAGTTTCTGTGATTGATACAAACACCGATACTGTTGTGACAACGATTGCTCTTCCGTACAATCCGGCAGGTATTGAAATTACGCCAGATAAAAGCGCTGTGTTTGTCTTACATCCCAACAATAATGTGATTTCTGTCATCGATTATGACACATTAACAGTGACAGCAACTATATTGCTGGATCAGCCGCCTCGATTGATTAGATTTATCCCTAATCATGAGTTTGCTTATGTTTTCACCGGTACTGCGGTTTATGTGATTGGAATTGATACGTTAACTGTGGATAGGTCGATTCCTGTGGAAGGATATGATGTTGCAATCGATCCCAATGGGTTATTCGCCTATGTTCTGAATTTTGGAATAGTGCAAAAAGTGGACCTAACTACCGGTGAAGTCACAGGAACAATTGAACGAGAGCTTATCGTATCAACCATAGAAACAAATTGGCCGGAGCGGTATGCCTATGTATTAGAACAAGAATTCTTTTTTAATTATTTGACGGTTATTGATTTAAATACGTTTACCATCAGCAGCACCCAAGAGCTGGAGTATGAAGGGGAATATCGAATGTTTACGAGTGGAGCAGAGGTGTATTTATATGACGGCTTCACTGGCAATTTATATTCTGTCAGTCCAAATGGAGCAGGCGTTATAGGAAATGTTCCGCAATCAGCAACAGACTATGCGTTTACCCCGAATGGCGATTTTCTGTATGCAACTCGTTTTATAGAGCAGAGCATCATTGTTTACAACACAGATGATTATTCTGAGGAAACTGTGATATCTCTTGGGGTTTCACCGGGTGCCATTACGATTTAA
- the rapF gene encoding response regulator aspartate phosphatase anti-activator of ComA (Evidence 1a: Function from experimental evidences in the studied strain; PubMedId: 15968044, 16816200, 23526880; Product type e: enzyme): protein MTGVISSSSIGEKINEWYMYIRRFSIPDAEYLRREIKQELDQMEEDQDLHLYYSLMEFRHNLMLEYLEPLEKMRIEEQPRLSDLLLEIDKKQARLTGLLEYYFNFFRGMYELDQREYLSAIKFFKKAESKLIFVKDRIEKAEFFFKMSESYYYMKQTYFSMDYARQAYEIYKEHEAYNIRLLQCHSLFATNFLDLKQYEDAISHFQKAYSMAEAEKQPQLMGRTLYNIGLCKNSQSQYEDAIPYFKRAIAVFEESNILPSLPQAYFLITQIHYKLGKIDKAHEYHSKGMAYSQKAGDVIYLSEFEFLKSLYLSGPDEEAIQGFFDFLESKMLYADLEDFAIDVAKYYHERKNFQKASAYFLKVEQVRQLIQGGVSLYEIEV from the coding sequence GTGACAGGTGTCATATCTTCTTCTTCCATCGGAGAAAAGATTAACGAATGGTATATGTACATACGCCGATTCAGCATACCCGATGCAGAATATTTGCGACGAGAAATCAAGCAAGAGCTGGATCAAATGGAAGAAGATCAAGACCTTCATTTGTACTATTCACTGATGGAGTTTCGGCACAACCTAATGCTTGAGTACCTTGAACCGTTAGAAAAAATGAGGATTGAGGAACAGCCGAGACTGTCTGATCTGCTGCTTGAGATTGATAAAAAACAGGCTCGTTTAACTGGTCTGCTTGAGTACTATTTTAACTTCTTCAGAGGCATGTACGAGCTGGACCAGCGGGAATATCTGTCGGCTATTAAATTTTTCAAAAAGGCCGAAAGCAAGCTGATATTCGTTAAGGATCGGATAGAGAAAGCTGAGTTTTTCTTTAAGATGTCTGAATCTTATTACTATATGAAACAAACGTATTTTTCAATGGACTATGCACGGCAAGCATATGAAATATACAAAGAACATGAAGCTTATAATATAAGATTGCTGCAGTGTCATTCTTTATTTGCCACCAATTTTTTAGATTTAAAACAGTATGAGGATGCCATCTCACATTTTCAAAAAGCTTATTCTATGGCAGAAGCTGAAAAGCAGCCCCAATTAATGGGGAGAACTTTGTACAATATCGGGCTTTGTAAAAACAGCCAAAGCCAATATGAGGATGCCATACCTTATTTCAAAAGAGCAATAGCTGTTTTTGAAGAATCAAATATTCTTCCTTCCTTACCTCAAGCGTATTTTTTAATTACACAGATCCATTATAAATTAGGAAAAATAGATAAAGCTCATGAATATCATAGTAAGGGAATGGCTTATTCACAAAAGGCCGGAGATGTAATATATTTATCAGAGTTTGAATTTTTGAAATCTTTATACTTATCAGGCCCGGATGAAGAAGCAATTCAAGGATTTTTTGATTTTCTCGAAAGTAAAATGTTGTATGCTGATCTTGAAGATTTCGCTATTGATGTGGCAAAATATTATCATGAACGTAAAAATTTTCAAAAAGCTTCTGCTTATTTTTTGAAGGTGGAACAAGTAAGGCAACTTATTCAAGGAGGAGTGAGTTTGTATGAAATTGAAGTCTAA
- the phrF gene encoding secreted regulator of the activity of phosphatase RapF (Evidence 1a: Function from experimental evidences in the studied strain; PubMedId: 15968044, 16816200, 23526880; Product type f: factor) yields the protein MKLKSKLLLSCLALSTVFVATTIANAPTHQIEVAQRGMI from the coding sequence ATGAAATTGAAGTCTAAACTATTACTCTCTTGTCTGGCTCTAAGCACTGTGTTCGTGGCAACAACTATTGCAAATGCACCTACACACCAAATTGAAGTTGCACAACGAGGAATGATTTAA
- the ywhH gene encoding putative tRNA editing enzyme (Evidence 3: Putative function from multiple computational evidences; Product type e: enzyme), which yields MSLKSVRTHFTQWNRENDVTEFETSSATVEQAAETIGVSLSRIAKSLSFRGEGDQVILIVAAGDAKIDNKKSRQTFGFKARMLSPNEVLEQTGHEIGGVCPFGLAHDPEVYLDVSLKRFQTVFPACGSRNSAIELTPKELSEFSFSKVWIDVCKDWE from the coding sequence ATGTCTCTAAAAAGTGTGAGAACCCACTTTACTCAATGGAATCGAGAAAATGATGTGACGGAGTTCGAAACGTCGAGTGCGACAGTTGAACAGGCAGCTGAGACAATCGGCGTAAGCCTGTCTAGAATCGCCAAGTCCCTGTCCTTCAGAGGGGAAGGAGATCAGGTGATTCTGATTGTGGCAGCCGGCGATGCCAAGATCGACAACAAAAAGTCCAGGCAAACATTTGGCTTTAAAGCAAGAATGCTCTCTCCTAATGAGGTGCTGGAGCAGACAGGCCATGAAATTGGAGGAGTTTGCCCATTTGGATTGGCTCATGATCCTGAGGTTTATCTTGATGTATCGCTGAAACGGTTTCAGACTGTTTTCCCCGCATGCGGCAGCAGAAACTCCGCTATTGAATTAACACCGAAAGAATTATCCGAATTTTCTTTCTCAAAAGTGTGGATTGATGTTTGTAAAGACTGGGAATAA
- the speB gene encoding agmatinase (Evidence 1a: Function from experimental evidences in the studied strain; PubMedId: 9723923, 10931887, 24678831, 28807600, 28291380; Product type e: enzyme), with the protein MRFDEAYSGKVFIASRPEWEEADAILYGMPMDWTVSYRPGSRFGPSRIREVSIGLEEYSPYLDRDLADLNFFDAGDIPLPFGNPQRSLDMIEEYVDSILEKGKFPMGMGGEHLVSWPVIKAMYKKYPDLAIIHFDAHTDLRVDYEGEPLSHSTPIRKAAELIGPHNVYSFGIRSGMKEEFEWAKENGMHISKFEVLEPLKEVLPKLAGRPVYVTIDIDVLDPAHAPGTGTVDAGGITSKELLASVHEIARSEVNVKGADLVEVAPVYDHSEQTANTASKIIREMLLGFVK; encoded by the coding sequence ATGAGATTTGATGAAGCTTATTCAGGAAAAGTATTTATCGCGAGCCGTCCCGAGTGGGAAGAGGCGGACGCCATTCTTTACGGCATGCCGATGGACTGGACAGTCAGCTATCGCCCGGGCTCACGCTTTGGTCCAAGCAGAATCCGTGAGGTGTCAATCGGCCTTGAGGAATACAGCCCATATTTAGACCGCGATCTGGCTGACTTGAACTTCTTTGACGCTGGCGACATTCCGCTGCCGTTCGGAAATCCGCAGCGAAGCCTGGATATGATTGAAGAGTACGTGGACAGCATTTTAGAAAAAGGGAAGTTCCCAATGGGTATGGGCGGGGAGCACCTCGTGTCATGGCCTGTCATTAAAGCGATGTACAAGAAATACCCAGACCTTGCGATTATCCATTTTGACGCACATACAGATCTTCGTGTTGATTATGAGGGAGAACCGCTTTCTCACTCCACGCCGATCCGTAAGGCGGCAGAATTGATCGGACCGCACAATGTGTATTCATTCGGAATCCGTTCCGGCATGAAAGAAGAGTTTGAATGGGCGAAGGAAAACGGCATGCACATCTCAAAATTTGAAGTGCTTGAACCGCTGAAAGAGGTGCTTCCGAAGCTGGCGGGCCGTCCGGTTTATGTCACAATTGACATTGACGTATTAGACCCTGCACACGCACCGGGTACAGGAACGGTTGACGCCGGCGGCATCACGTCTAAAGAACTGCTTGCATCGGTCCATGAAATTGCGCGTTCAGAGGTAAACGTAAAGGGCGCTGATTTAGTGGAAGTCGCGCCGGTATACGACCACTCAGAGCAAACGGCAAACACAGCCAGCAAAATCATCCGTGAAATGCTGCTTGGGTTTGTGAAATAA
- the speE gene encoding spermidine synthase; polyamine metabolism (Evidence 1a: Function from experimental evidences in the studied strain; PubMedId: 9723923, 26735940, 28546427, 28807600; Product type e: enzyme), which yields MSELWYTEKQTKNFGITMKVNKTLHTEQTEFQHLEMVETEEFGNMLFLDGMVMTSEKDEFVYHEMVAHVPLFTHPNPEHVLVVGGGDGGVIREILKHPSVKKATLVDIDGKVIEYSKKFLPSIAGKLDDPRVDVQVDDGFMHIAKSENQYDVIMVDSTEPVGPAVNLFTKGFYAGIAKALKEDGIFVAQTDNPWFTPELITNVQRDVKEIFPITKLYTANIPTYPSGLWTFTIGSKKYDPLAVEDSRFFDIETKYYTKDIHKAAFVLPKFVSDLIK from the coding sequence TTGAGCGAACTTTGGTACACAGAGAAGCAGACGAAAAACTTTGGCATTACGATGAAGGTTAACAAGACGTTACATACAGAACAAACGGAGTTTCAGCATTTAGAAATGGTGGAAACAGAAGAGTTCGGCAACATGCTTTTTTTGGACGGCATGGTGATGACATCTGAAAAAGACGAATTCGTTTATCACGAAATGGTGGCGCATGTCCCATTATTCACGCACCCAAATCCGGAGCACGTTCTCGTAGTCGGCGGCGGTGACGGCGGCGTTATCAGAGAAATCCTGAAGCACCCAAGCGTGAAAAAAGCGACACTTGTAGATATTGACGGCAAGGTTATCGAATACTCTAAAAAGTTCCTTCCTTCTATCGCAGGCAAACTGGATGATCCGCGCGTTGACGTGCAGGTAGATGACGGATTTATGCACATTGCAAAATCTGAAAATCAATATGACGTCATCATGGTAGATTCGACTGAACCAGTCGGACCGGCTGTAAACCTGTTTACAAAAGGATTCTACGCAGGAATCGCAAAAGCGCTGAAAGAAGACGGTATTTTCGTTGCGCAGACGGACAACCCATGGTTTACACCGGAATTAATCACAAATGTACAGCGCGACGTGAAGGAAATCTTCCCGATTACGAAGCTGTATACGGCGAACATTCCGACATATCCAAGCGGTTTGTGGACATTTACAATTGGCTCGAAAAAATATGATCCGCTTGCAGTGGAAGACAGCCGTTTCTTCGATATTGAGACGAAATATTACACAAAAGATATTCATAAAGCGGCGTTTGTTCTGCCGAAATTTGTGAGTGACCTGATTAAATAA
- the pbpG gene encoding sporulation specific penicillin-binding protein 2D (Evidence 1a: Function from experimental evidences in the studied strain; PubMedId: 10767540, 11567005; Product type cp: cell process), with the protein MDAMTNKRLRLTLKTVRAFIFLGAFAALAAAAVFMTVILIAKYQGAPSVQVPQSTILYASDGSKLGETNYGEKRYWVPLKDMNPTIVKATVAIEDQNFYDHHGFDYKRMAGAALADLKAFAKVQGASTITQQYARNLYLEHDKTWKRKWNEAFYTIRLEQNYSKDEILEGYLNTIYYGHGAYGIEAASRLYFGKHAKNLTDAEAALLAGIPKGPSGYSPYVNETKAKERQKTIVRMMEKQQMISQKKADELIKEPLSYQPLNKQVSKRKAPYFYDNAMRELEKKLGMTREQIETSGLNVYTTVDKRMQRIAEETITETVNAGSDIQVGFSAIDPRTGNVLALVGGRDYQKSPFDRTTQAKRQPASTIKPLLYYKAIQSGFTPVTLMKSEETEFQIDAKGETYSPSNYNGYYANKPITLLQALALSDNIYAVKTHLFLGTNKLVKTAKEFGITAHLQALPSLALGTEPVRPIEMVNAYAMLANGGKKIEPTFISRVTDAAGHVLYENPNQHKQVLDEKAAFVTASMMTGMFDIDLNGYTSVTGRTIANRLTRTYAGKSGTTSADSWMIGFNPKLAAGVWTGYDKNSTIDSVEEKSYAKTIWADFMEDALKGEPETAFKPPKGVTGVYIDPETGYSSGPGCAAKHYTYFVKGTEPANVCYGAEPAKQTKDRLPSKEKPASEKKWWDKWLGRHH; encoded by the coding sequence GTGGATGCAATGACAAATAAACGGCTGAGACTGACGCTGAAAACCGTTCGCGCCTTTATCTTTTTAGGGGCTTTTGCGGCCTTGGCGGCAGCTGCTGTGTTTATGACTGTCATTTTGATAGCCAAATACCAGGGCGCTCCCTCGGTGCAAGTGCCGCAATCCACGATTTTGTACGCGAGTGACGGCTCAAAGCTCGGGGAAACGAACTACGGCGAAAAGCGCTATTGGGTCCCCTTAAAGGACATGAATCCGACGATCGTAAAAGCGACAGTGGCGATTGAAGACCAGAATTTCTACGATCATCACGGCTTTGATTATAAACGCATGGCCGGCGCGGCGCTTGCTGACCTGAAAGCATTTGCCAAGGTTCAGGGTGCAAGCACCATCACCCAGCAATATGCGAGAAACTTATACCTTGAACACGACAAAACGTGGAAACGGAAATGGAATGAGGCGTTCTACACGATCCGTCTGGAACAAAACTATTCTAAGGACGAGATATTAGAAGGCTATTTAAATACGATTTACTACGGCCACGGCGCCTACGGCATTGAAGCAGCTTCCCGCCTGTATTTCGGCAAGCATGCCAAAAACCTGACGGATGCGGAGGCGGCGCTTTTGGCAGGAATCCCGAAAGGCCCTTCCGGCTATTCACCGTATGTCAATGAGACGAAGGCCAAGGAACGCCAGAAAACGATTGTGCGGATGATGGAAAAGCAGCAGATGATCAGCCAAAAGAAAGCGGATGAATTGATCAAGGAACCTCTTTCCTATCAGCCTTTGAATAAACAAGTTTCCAAGAGAAAGGCTCCTTATTTCTACGACAATGCGATGAGAGAGCTGGAAAAAAAGCTCGGCATGACACGGGAGCAAATTGAAACGAGCGGGTTAAACGTCTATACAACGGTAGATAAACGGATGCAGCGCATCGCCGAGGAGACCATTACCGAAACGGTTAACGCGGGCTCTGACATTCAAGTCGGGTTTTCAGCCATTGATCCCCGCACCGGAAACGTTCTCGCCCTTGTCGGCGGCAGGGATTATCAAAAAAGCCCGTTTGACCGGACGACACAGGCGAAGCGCCAGCCTGCTTCGACGATCAAGCCGTTGCTGTACTATAAAGCGATTCAGAGCGGATTTACGCCAGTCACTTTGATGAAAAGCGAAGAAACCGAGTTTCAAATTGATGCAAAGGGAGAAACCTATTCTCCAAGCAACTATAACGGATACTATGCCAACAAGCCGATTACGCTTCTGCAGGCGCTGGCGCTTTCCGACAATATTTACGCTGTGAAAACGCATCTTTTTCTCGGCACGAACAAACTTGTAAAGACGGCAAAGGAATTCGGCATTACCGCCCATCTTCAAGCACTGCCGTCCCTGGCACTCGGCACCGAACCCGTACGTCCGATTGAGATGGTCAACGCCTATGCCATGCTCGCAAATGGCGGAAAGAAAATCGAACCGACTTTTATTTCAAGAGTAACGGACGCAGCCGGCCACGTGCTGTACGAAAACCCGAATCAGCATAAACAGGTGCTTGATGAAAAAGCCGCTTTTGTCACAGCGAGTATGATGACAGGCATGTTTGATATCGATTTAAATGGATATACGTCGGTTACGGGGCGAACGATAGCCAACCGCCTGACAAGAACGTATGCCGGAAAATCAGGAACCACCAGCGCAGACAGCTGGATGATCGGCTTCAATCCGAAGCTGGCCGCCGGTGTTTGGACCGGCTATGACAAAAACAGCACCATCGACTCGGTCGAAGAAAAAAGCTATGCTAAAACCATTTGGGCGGACTTCATGGAGGACGCGCTCAAAGGCGAACCGGAAACCGCGTTCAAGCCGCCAAAAGGCGTAACCGGTGTGTACATTGATCCGGAAACAGGCTACTCATCAGGTCCCGGCTGCGCCGCTAAGCATTACACATATTTTGTGAAAGGGACAGAACCCGCAAACGTGTGCTACGGGGCAGAACCCGCAAAACAAACAAAAGACCGGCTTCCATCCAAAGAAAAGCCCGCTTCCGAGAAAAAGTGGTGGGACAAATGGCTGGGGCGACATCATTGA
- the ywhD gene encoding hypothetical protein (Evidence 4: Unknown function but conserved in other organisms) yields MEEKKKKSIGFNIIKSDPTDGHGGFGVGALSLDNISPVFVDVEEKEAFVDIGAMHARSTVEKGIKFLPNKEEVPNGKPYWLVWVTIDRKEEGPYYAGVTACEMTVDRSIRRGYKSLPEHVNLMDKSMKRKIIVDKMDDSSKRVLGEFLKKHDQGLWDRSSDELKTSLLPENN; encoded by the coding sequence ATGGAAGAAAAAAAGAAAAAATCAATCGGGTTTAATATTATCAAAAGTGATCCGACAGACGGACACGGCGGTTTTGGCGTAGGGGCACTCAGCCTTGATAACATTTCTCCCGTATTCGTTGATGTAGAGGAAAAAGAAGCGTTCGTAGACATCGGCGCTATGCATGCCCGCAGCACCGTTGAAAAAGGAATTAAATTTCTCCCGAATAAAGAAGAAGTGCCGAACGGAAAACCATACTGGCTTGTGTGGGTAACGATTGACAGAAAAGAAGAGGGGCCTTATTACGCTGGTGTGACAGCCTGTGAAATGACGGTCGACAGAAGCATCAGAAGAGGCTACAAGTCACTGCCTGAGCATGTGAATCTGATGGATAAATCCATGAAACGGAAAATCATCGTTGATAAAATGGACGACAGCTCGAAGCGTGTACTAGGCGAATTTCTGAAAAAGCATGATCAGGGCCTATGGGACCGTTCCTCAGATGAGTTAAAAACGAGCCTGCTTCCAGAAAACAATTAA
- the ywhC gene encoding putative metal-dependent hydrolase; integral membrane protein (Evidence 3: Putative function from multiple computational evidences; PubMedId: 15849754, 16850406, 25649915; Product type e: enzyme) — protein sequence MDRFLYYPLSLMPYLVITLIVSFTMHELAHAYVAYKFGDDTAKKQGRLTLNPIKHLDPFGTILILVAGFGWARPIPVNRRFFKKPRLAGVLVSIAGPVSNLILAFIGFFLLVLMHAYGMEMLAAFSTGLDQFFSIWIQLNLVLFLFNLLPLPPLDGYRIIEDLVPPGVRAKMTQAESYGFIVFLVLFVTPLGSYVLWPMLNAGRDSILKLFSAIFQPLL from the coding sequence TTGGACCGTTTTTTATATTATCCGTTATCTTTAATGCCATACCTCGTCATCACGCTAATTGTGTCGTTTACGATGCACGAGCTTGCCCACGCTTATGTCGCATACAAATTCGGTGACGATACGGCGAAAAAACAAGGAAGACTGACGCTGAATCCCATTAAACACCTTGATCCGTTCGGAACCATTTTGATTCTGGTGGCCGGATTCGGGTGGGCGCGCCCCATTCCCGTGAATCGCCGTTTCTTTAAGAAACCCCGGCTTGCTGGTGTGCTCGTATCTATAGCCGGGCCCGTCAGTAACCTGATTCTTGCGTTTATTGGTTTCTTTTTGTTAGTGTTGATGCATGCGTACGGAATGGAAATGCTTGCGGCGTTCAGCACGGGGCTGGATCAGTTTTTTTCTATTTGGATACAGCTGAATCTTGTCTTGTTTTTATTTAATCTGCTGCCGCTTCCTCCGCTCGATGGCTATCGAATTATAGAAGATCTCGTTCCGCCGGGCGTGCGTGCCAAAATGACGCAGGCGGAGAGCTACGGCTTTATCGTATTTTTGGTGCTGTTTGTGACACCGCTAGGATCTTACGTGCTGTGGCCGATGCTCAATGCAGGAAGAGATTCGATTTTAAAGCTGTTTTCAGCGATATTTCAACCGCTTTTGTAG
- the hmtB gene encoding 2-hydroxymuconate tautomerase (promiscuous) (Evidence 1a: Function from experimental evidences in the studied strain; PubMedId: 12051677, 14624569, 14730980, 15301547, 17902707; Product type e: enzyme) has protein sequence MPYVTVKMLEGRTDEQKRNLVEKVTEAVKETTGASEEKIVVFIEEMRKDHYAVAGKRLSDME, from the coding sequence ATGCCATACGTAACTGTCAAAATGCTCGAAGGCCGTACAGACGAGCAAAAACGCAATCTTGTCGAGAAAGTAACAGAAGCCGTAAAGGAAACAACCGGTGCTTCTGAAGAAAAAATTGTTGTCTTTATAGAAGAAATGAGAAAAGACCATTATGCCGTCGCAGGCAAACGCCTGAGCGATATGGAATAA
- the ywhA gene encoding putative transcriptional regulator (MarR family) (Evidence 3: Putative function from multiple computational evidences; Product type r: regulator) codes for MDHDKLEANLLDHALTKYLKSTKQLDEATVPKHVNNVRGFILRIIYRHGSCTIKDILKEVTLSPSATTTALNHLEQEGFIERSRNNNDRRTVWITLSESGRGAAEQMIENRQQLIDGMFERLTAEEKKTFLAIIAKLAQ; via the coding sequence ATGGACCATGACAAACTGGAAGCAAATTTGCTGGATCACGCACTTACAAAGTATTTGAAAAGCACGAAGCAATTAGATGAAGCCACCGTTCCGAAACACGTGAATAATGTAAGAGGGTTTATTCTGCGGATCATATACAGACATGGGAGCTGCACCATAAAGGATATTTTGAAGGAGGTCACACTGTCTCCCTCTGCCACGACCACAGCTCTGAATCATTTAGAGCAGGAAGGGTTTATTGAGAGATCCAGAAATAACAATGACCGCCGCACTGTATGGATTACTCTTTCTGAATCGGGCCGGGGAGCGGCTGAACAAATGATCGAAAACCGCCAGCAGCTGATTGATGGCATGTTTGAACGTTTAACAGCCGAAGAGAAAAAGACGTTCTTGGCGATTATTGCGAAGCTGGCTCAATAG